From one Streptomyces mobaraensis genomic stretch:
- a CDS encoding Uma2 family endonuclease — protein MTPVPAARPLLGVEEFEELARSAPETVRLEFINGRIEVKPVPDGDHREIVMWLQDVCRNRRPDMRLYAEASLKVENYRKGRAIADAALAPRKHFAGHGDWSDPKGVLMVVEVTSDDADTNRRDRMEKPVGYASAGIPVYLLVDRERRRVTVYSDPEDGTYLSSVSRPYGAPVSLPEPVAFMLDTEELKDFAD, from the coding sequence ATGACCCCGGTCCCCGCCGCACGTCCCCTGCTCGGTGTCGAGGAGTTCGAGGAACTGGCCCGATCGGCGCCCGAGACCGTGCGCCTGGAGTTCATCAACGGAAGGATCGAGGTCAAGCCGGTGCCGGACGGGGACCACCGCGAGATCGTGATGTGGTTGCAGGACGTATGCCGGAACCGGCGACCGGACATGCGTCTCTACGCCGAGGCGAGCCTGAAGGTGGAGAACTACCGGAAAGGCCGGGCTATCGCCGATGCCGCCCTCGCGCCCCGGAAGCACTTCGCCGGGCACGGCGACTGGTCCGACCCCAAGGGTGTGCTGATGGTGGTCGAGGTGACCTCCGACGACGCGGACACCAACCGGCGCGACCGAATGGAGAAGCCTGTCGGCTACGCGTCCGCGGGCATTCCCGTCTACCTCCTCGTCGACCGTGAGCGCCGCAGGGTGACCGTGTACTCGGACCCCGAGGACGGCACGTACCTGAGCTCGGTCTCCCGGCCGTACGGCGCGCCCGTCAGCCTCCCCGAACCGGTGGCCTTCATGCTGGACACCGAGGAGTTGAAGGACTTCGCCGACTGA
- a CDS encoding potassium channel family protein, with protein MPNPSSSAPRNRMTGGNHAHSPEPPAVPDHHRGGGLLLKSLWRRTRAEAEDAEAGRSIVLPVQRVTAPLQQVLRRLVMALMVLVVTTLVVWLDSDGYHDNADGPVGFVDAAYYATVTLSTTGYGDITPVSDAARLTNIFVVTPLRVLFLIILVGTTLEVLTERTRHQVRIHRWRSRMRDHTVVIGYGTKGRHTIETLVGQGRPKDRIVVVDPQKKAVDAAACDGIVGVVGDGTRSDTLLRAELQNASHVVITTERDDTAALVTLTARQLNKRATIVVAVREDENVPLLRQSGANTVVTSSSSAGRMLGMSMVSPYVGTVLEDLLTYGTGLDVAERPVTKAEAGRSPRDCADLVVAVVRGHRLLNFTDPEATPLRLTDRVITIRQASGAAE; from the coding sequence GTGCCGAACCCCTCGTCCTCCGCGCCCCGGAACCGGATGACCGGCGGCAACCACGCCCACTCCCCGGAGCCCCCGGCCGTCCCGGACCACCACCGGGGCGGCGGGCTGCTCCTCAAGTCGCTCTGGCGCCGCACCCGCGCCGAGGCCGAGGACGCGGAGGCGGGCCGCTCCATCGTGCTGCCCGTCCAGCGGGTGACCGCACCCCTGCAACAGGTGCTGCGGCGCCTGGTGATGGCGCTGATGGTGCTGGTGGTGACGACGCTCGTGGTGTGGCTGGACAGCGACGGCTACCACGACAACGCGGACGGCCCGGTCGGCTTCGTCGACGCCGCGTACTACGCGACCGTCACCCTCTCGACCACCGGCTACGGCGACATCACGCCGGTGAGCGACGCGGCCCGGCTGACGAACATCTTCGTCGTCACCCCGCTGCGCGTGCTGTTCCTGATCATCCTGGTCGGCACCACGCTGGAAGTGCTGACCGAGCGGACGCGCCACCAGGTCCGCATACACCGTTGGAGGTCCCGGATGCGCGACCACACCGTCGTCATCGGCTACGGCACCAAGGGCCGGCACACCATCGAGACACTGGTCGGCCAGGGCCGCCCGAAGGACCGGATCGTCGTCGTCGACCCGCAGAAGAAGGCCGTGGACGCCGCCGCCTGCGACGGGATCGTGGGGGTCGTCGGCGACGGCACCCGCTCCGACACCCTGCTCCGCGCCGAGCTCCAGAACGCCTCCCACGTGGTGATCACCACGGAACGGGACGACACCGCCGCCCTCGTCACCCTGACGGCCCGTCAGCTCAACAAGCGGGCCACGATCGTCGTCGCCGTCCGCGAGGACGAGAACGTGCCGCTGCTGCGGCAGAGCGGCGCGAACACGGTGGTGACGAGCTCCAGTTCGGCGGGACGCATGCTCGGCATGTCGATGGTCAGCCCGTACGTCGGCACGGTACTGGAGGACCTGCTGACCTACGGAACGGGCCTGGACGTCGCCGAACGCCCGGTCACCAAGGCCGAGGCGGGCCGATCGCCCCGCGACTGCGCCGACCTCGTCGTCGCCGTCGTCCGCGGCCACCGCCTCCTGAACTTCACCGACCCCGAGGCGACCCCCCTCCGCCTCACCGACCGCGTGATCACCATCCGGCAGGCGTCGGGGGCGGCGGAGTAG
- a CDS encoding NAD(P)H-quinone oxidoreductase gives MYAITIPEPGGPDALVWSEVPDPVPGDGEVLVEVAATAVNRADLMQRQGFYDPPPGASPYPGLECSGRIAALGPGVSGWAVGDEVCALLAGGGYAEKVAVPVGQLLPVPDGLDVVTAAALPEVTATVWSNVFMLAHLRPGETLLVHGGGSGIGTMAVQLAKAVGARVAVTAGSREKLERCRELGADILVDYREQDFVEEIRKVTGGAGADVVLDIMGAKYLDRNVDVLAVNGRLAIIGLQGGRKAELDLGKLLTKRAAVMATALRSRPLAEKAAIMAAVREHVWPLVSGGRVRPVVDRTMPLRDATAAHRIVEDSSHVGKVLLTTD, from the coding sequence ATGTATGCGATCACCATTCCCGAGCCCGGCGGACCCGACGCCCTGGTCTGGTCCGAGGTACCCGACCCCGTGCCCGGTGACGGGGAGGTGCTGGTCGAGGTCGCCGCGACGGCCGTCAACCGCGCCGACCTGATGCAGCGGCAGGGGTTCTACGACCCGCCGCCCGGCGCGTCCCCGTACCCCGGCCTGGAGTGCTCCGGCCGGATCGCGGCCCTCGGCCCGGGGGTCAGTGGCTGGGCCGTCGGCGACGAGGTCTGCGCGCTGCTCGCCGGCGGCGGGTACGCGGAGAAGGTCGCCGTCCCCGTCGGCCAGCTGCTGCCCGTGCCCGACGGCCTGGACGTCGTGACCGCGGCCGCCCTGCCCGAGGTCACCGCGACCGTCTGGTCGAACGTGTTCATGCTCGCCCACCTGCGGCCCGGCGAGACCCTGCTCGTGCACGGCGGCGGCAGCGGCATCGGCACCATGGCCGTCCAGCTCGCCAAGGCGGTCGGCGCGCGGGTCGCGGTCACCGCCGGCAGCCGCGAGAAGCTGGAGCGCTGCCGTGAGCTCGGCGCCGACATCCTCGTCGACTACCGGGAGCAGGACTTCGTCGAGGAGATCCGCAAGGTGACCGGCGGGGCCGGCGCCGACGTCGTCCTCGACATCATGGGCGCCAAGTACCTGGACCGGAACGTGGACGTCCTGGCCGTCAACGGCCGCCTCGCCATCATCGGCCTGCAGGGCGGCCGGAAGGCCGAACTCGACCTCGGCAAGCTGCTGACGAAGCGGGCCGCCGTCATGGCGACCGCCCTCCGCTCCCGGCCGCTCGCCGAGAAGGCGGCCATCATGGCGGCCGTCCGCGAACACGTCTGGCCCCTCGTCTCCGGCGGCCGGGTCCGTCCCGTCGTCGACCGGACGATGCCGCTGCGGGACGCGACCGCGGCACACCGGATCGTCGAGGACAGCTCCCACGTGGGGAAGGTGCTGCTCACCACGGACTGA
- a CDS encoding bacterial proteasome activator family protein produces the protein MDMPRNERSQESPHILVVGPDGMALGSTSPGGGAGDDESREVPVTEQVEQPAKVMRIGSMIKQLLEEVRAAPLDEASRVRLKEIHHSSVKELEDGLAPELVEELERLSLPFTDDNIPTEAELRIAQAQLVGWLEGLFHGIQTALFAQQMAARAQLEQMRRALPAGIGDDDGEGGGRGQQGARSGPYL, from the coding sequence ATGGATATGCCGAGGAACGAACGGTCGCAGGAGAGCCCGCACATCCTGGTCGTAGGCCCGGATGGCATGGCTCTCGGCAGCACCAGCCCCGGCGGCGGGGCGGGTGACGACGAGTCGCGCGAGGTCCCCGTGACGGAGCAGGTCGAACAGCCCGCGAAGGTCATGCGCATCGGAAGCATGATCAAGCAGCTGCTGGAGGAAGTACGCGCCGCGCCTCTGGACGAGGCGAGCCGGGTCCGGCTCAAGGAGATCCACCACAGCTCCGTCAAGGAACTGGAAGACGGGCTCGCCCCCGAGCTCGTGGAGGAACTGGAGCGCCTGTCGCTCCCGTTCACCGACGACAACATCCCCACCGAGGCGGAACTCCGCATCGCCCAGGCCCAGCTCGTCGGCTGGCTCGAAGGGCTTTTCCACGGCATCCAGACGGCGCTGTTCGCCCAGCAGATGGCGGCCCGCGCCCAGTTGGAGCAGATGCGCCGCGCCCTCCCGGCCGGCATCGGCGACGACGACGGCGAAGGCGGCGGGCGGGGCCAGCAGGGGGCGCGCTCGGGCCCGTACCTGTAA
- a CDS encoding Stk1 family PASTA domain-containing Ser/Thr kinase, with protein sequence MSQDGAQGRYAGRAVGGGRYQLRDLLGEGGMASVHLAYDSVLDRQVAVKTLHTELGRESSFRERFRREAQAVAKLTHTNIVSVFDTGEDALDGTTMPYIVMEYIEGKPLRSVLDADVAQYGAMPTAKALKITADVLAALEVSHEMGLVHRDIKPGNVMMTKRDVVKVMDFGIARAMQSGVTSMTQTGMVVGTPQYLSPEQALGRGVDARSDLYSVGIMLFELLTGRLPFDADSPLAIAYAHVQEEPVAPSTINRSIPPAVDALVARALKKNPNERFPSAAAMRDECARVAGTARTAGSPVISGDAPAPGSGAGVSSAVFPPVDQQAVPGPGIQSVQTPYQAPQQQNPYGSYGAGYGAPAQGPGPAPSPAYQTPPPHQGAHTPPPGGMPAPSAPASGGGRGNKPVIIGSAIVAALAVIAVITVVALKNNKDDDPAKADEPVVRVSQSAAPAPVGGSSGGSSGGSSGGSNGSTGGGTGGGGVGNKHVEGDKAKVIESEKCTQAHASFLDKTKTSMPDVSFVYIDSVKQCFQAAGWKYREDKQNENVFGKGTVVMQNPQKGDPFDPKTTTIVLTVSTGDPAS encoded by the coding sequence ATGAGCCAGGACGGCGCACAGGGCCGCTACGCGGGACGGGCCGTCGGCGGCGGCCGCTACCAGCTGCGCGACCTGCTCGGCGAGGGCGGCATGGCCTCCGTGCACCTCGCGTACGACTCCGTGCTCGACCGCCAGGTCGCCGTCAAGACCCTCCACACGGAACTCGGCCGGGAGTCGTCGTTCCGCGAGCGGTTCCGCCGCGAGGCGCAGGCCGTGGCCAAGCTCACGCACACCAACATCGTCTCCGTCTTCGACACCGGCGAGGACGCGCTCGACGGCACGACGATGCCGTACATCGTCATGGAGTACATCGAGGGCAAGCCGCTGCGCTCCGTCCTCGACGCGGACGTCGCGCAGTACGGCGCGATGCCGACCGCCAAGGCGCTGAAGATCACGGCCGATGTGCTGGCCGCGCTCGAGGTCAGCCATGAGATGGGCCTGGTCCACCGGGACATCAAGCCCGGCAACGTGATGATGACCAAGCGTGATGTGGTCAAGGTCATGGACTTCGGCATCGCCCGCGCCATGCAGTCGGGGGTCACCTCGATGACGCAGACGGGCATGGTCGTCGGCACCCCGCAGTACCTCTCCCCCGAGCAGGCCCTGGGCCGCGGCGTGGACGCCCGCTCCGACCTGTATTCGGTCGGCATCATGCTCTTCGAGCTGCTGACCGGCCGGCTGCCCTTCGACGCGGACTCGCCGCTGGCCATCGCGTATGCGCACGTCCAGGAGGAGCCGGTCGCGCCCTCCACGATCAACCGCTCGATCCCGCCGGCGGTGGACGCCCTGGTGGCCCGGGCGCTGAAGAAGAACCCGAACGAGCGCTTCCCGAGCGCCGCCGCCATGCGGGACGAGTGCGCGCGCGTGGCGGGGACGGCACGGACGGCCGGTTCGCCGGTGATCTCCGGGGACGCGCCCGCGCCGGGCAGCGGCGCCGGGGTCTCCTCGGCGGTCTTCCCGCCGGTGGACCAGCAGGCGGTGCCCGGCCCGGGCATCCAGTCCGTCCAGACGCCGTACCAGGCGCCGCAGCAGCAGAACCCGTACGGGTCGTACGGGGCGGGCTACGGGGCCCCGGCTCAGGGCCCGGGCCCCGCCCCTTCCCCGGCGTATCAGACGCCCCCGCCGCACCAGGGCGCACACACGCCCCCGCCCGGCGGCATGCCCGCGCCCTCCGCCCCGGCTTCCGGCGGCGGCAGGGGCAACAAGCCGGTCATCATCGGCTCGGCCATCGTCGCCGCGCTGGCGGTCATCGCCGTGATCACCGTCGTCGCCCTCAAGAACAACAAGGACGACGACCCGGCCAAGGCGGACGAGCCGGTCGTCCGCGTCTCCCAGTCCGCGGCGCCGGCCCCGGTGGGGGGCTCCTCCGGAGGCTCGTCCGGCGGCTCGTCCGGCGGCTCCAACGGCTCGACGGGCGGCGGCACCGGGGGCGGCGGCGTGGGCAACAAGCACGTCGAGGGCGACAAGGCCAAGGTCATCGAGTCCGAGAAGTGCACGCAGGCGCATGCCAGCTTCCTGGACAAGACGAAGACGAGCATGCCGGACGTCAGTTTCGTCTACATCGACTCGGTGAAGCAGTGCTTCCAGGCCGCCGGCTGGAAGTACCGCGAGGACAAGCAGAACGAGAACGTGTTCGGCAAGGGCACGGTCGTGATGCAGAACCCCCAGAAGGGTGATCCCTTCGACCCGAAGACCACCACGATCGTCCTCACGGTCTCGACGGGCGACCCGGCCTCCTGA
- a CDS encoding protein kinase domain-containing protein: protein MAQTQSAQGPSDPDANGGGMPDVPEMWGNGGMVGDGRYRLTHRLGRGGMAEVFAAEDVRLGRTVAVKLLRADLAEDPVSKARFTREAQSVAGLNHHAVVAVYDSGEDIVGRQTVPYIVMELVEGRTIRDLLLNAEAPPPEQALIIVSGVLDALAYSHQHGIVHRDIKPANVIITNNGAVKVMDFGIARALHGAASTMTQTGMVMGTPQYLSPEQALGKTVDARSDLYATGCMLYELLALRPPFTGETPLSVVYQHVQDNPVPPSQVLDSVPPELDGLVMRSLAKDPDDRFQSAEEMRSLVQYSLQMLHDAGGHTGAWDTGQVPAAAATQVLGGVGLGQTTAMQRPQHGDTSPQRILPQGMGGSGDDDYAPGGHGRGGGSSRGKLIAVIALVAAVVVAVAAYAATRGNGGKGADTEPTKKPSHSSSSSADPSKSATPKKDEKSSDPNPGTGTTGETSDENDSYSSTGGSRHKYTKPPTQEPSNDPSGDPTNKPTDDPKPGTNTGASSGNSGGTPGTSSGNNGGTPGTNAGPGGSNNPPGGTNVPGSAGDQGTNTTAGNTTP, encoded by the coding sequence ATGGCACAGACGCAGAGCGCCCAGGGTCCGTCCGACCCTGACGCCAACGGGGGCGGAATGCCCGATGTGCCGGAAATGTGGGGTAACGGCGGCATGGTCGGCGACGGCCGCTACCGCCTCACCCACCGGCTGGGCCGCGGCGGCATGGCCGAGGTCTTCGCCGCCGAGGACGTGCGCCTCGGCCGCACCGTGGCCGTCAAGCTGCTCCGCGCCGACCTGGCCGAGGACCCGGTCTCCAAGGCCCGCTTCACCCGCGAGGCACAGTCCGTCGCCGGGCTGAACCACCACGCCGTCGTGGCCGTCTACGACTCCGGCGAGGACATCGTCGGCCGCCAGACCGTGCCGTACATCGTCATGGAACTGGTGGAAGGCCGCACCATCCGCGACCTGTTGCTCAACGCGGAGGCGCCGCCGCCCGAGCAGGCGCTCATCATCGTCTCCGGGGTGCTCGACGCGCTGGCCTACAGCCACCAGCACGGCATCGTGCACCGCGACATCAAGCCCGCCAACGTCATCATCACCAACAACGGCGCCGTCAAGGTGATGGACTTCGGCATCGCCCGCGCCCTGCACGGCGCCGCGTCCACCATGACGCAGACCGGCATGGTCATGGGCACCCCGCAGTACCTGTCGCCCGAGCAGGCCCTCGGCAAGACCGTCGACGCCCGCTCCGACCTCTACGCGACCGGCTGCATGCTGTACGAACTGCTGGCGCTGCGCCCGCCGTTCACCGGCGAGACCCCGCTTTCGGTCGTCTACCAGCACGTCCAGGACAACCCGGTCCCGCCGTCCCAGGTGCTGGACTCCGTCCCGCCGGAGCTCGACGGACTCGTCATGCGCTCCCTGGCCAAGGACCCGGACGACCGCTTCCAGAGCGCCGAGGAGATGCGCTCGCTCGTCCAGTACAGCCTCCAGATGCTGCACGACGCCGGCGGCCACACCGGCGCCTGGGACACCGGCCAGGTGCCCGCCGCCGCGGCCACCCAGGTCCTGGGCGGCGTCGGCCTGGGCCAGACCACGGCCATGCAGCGCCCGCAGCACGGCGACACCTCGCCGCAGCGGATCCTGCCCCAGGGCATGGGCGGCTCCGGCGACGACGATTACGCGCCGGGCGGGCATGGGCGGGGCGGCGGGAGCAGCCGCGGCAAGCTGATCGCGGTCATCGCGCTGGTGGCGGCGGTGGTGGTCGCCGTGGCCGCGTACGCGGCGACCAGGGGCAACGGCGGCAAGGGCGCGGACACCGAGCCCACCAAGAAGCCGAGCCACTCCTCGTCCTCCAGCGCCGACCCGTCGAAGTCCGCGACGCCGAAGAAGGACGAGAAGTCGTCCGACCCCAACCCGGGGACCGGCACGACGGGTGAGACCTCGGACGAGAACGACAGCTACAGCAGCACCGGTGGGTCGCGGCACAAGTACACGAAGCCGCCCACGCAGGAGCCGTCCAACGATCCGTCGGGCGACCCGACGAACAAGCCGACCGACGACCCGAAGCCGGGCACCAATACGGGGGCCAGCTCGGGTAACAGCGGTGGGACCCCCGGGACCAGCTCGGGCAACAACGGCGGGACCCCCGGGACCAACGCCGGCCCTGGCGGGAGCAACAACCCCCCAGGGGGCACCAACGTCCCGGGCTCGGCGGGCGACCAGGGGACCAACACGACCGCCGGCAACACGACCCCCTGA
- a CDS encoding phosphotransferase, protein MPRSLVPPVAPPDGGTLRTLLRRYRHAGEPLACEPLTEGLLNHGYRLSTSRGHFFLKHHLDGDRAAIARQHAATQRLGALGLPVAPPVAAEDGSTVAVLGGRCYALHPWVEGRHRDGGELTTAQSRGLGALLGTVHVSLETVMREVAGPGDAGTWDSAGAGGRAAGAGGGGRAAGSGALTGAGAGVTSYARAGGGAGARNGTLTAARAAAGARRGEGPGLRLGAGVPYGPGAALVPAAAPAGSGLLVAPGRRPAGLRGAPPGAGVRLAPESAPEGPQGAPKGTAHAPDPRGTPDTLDVAADPEDTYALIEELLVLVRRGPRDSFDELAEHRLLERRALLERHAHRRPPPAATPARGWVHGDFHPLNLLYRDAEPAAIVDWDRLGVRPRAEEAVRAAVIFFLRPDGTLDFAKIRPYARAYRRTTGAGPEELAAAVHRVWWERLNDFWMLRWRYQLGDHRADPGFPASAALAVWWTGAYEDVRDAFTD, encoded by the coding sequence GTGCCGCGCTCACTTGTCCCCCCTGTCGCACCTCCCGACGGCGGCACCCTGCGCACCCTGCTACGCCGCTACCGGCACGCCGGTGAACCCCTCGCCTGCGAACCGCTCACCGAGGGCCTGCTCAACCACGGGTACCGCCTCTCCACCAGCCGGGGCCACTTCTTCCTCAAGCACCACCTCGACGGCGACCGGGCCGCCATCGCCCGGCAGCACGCGGCGACGCAGCGGCTCGGCGCCCTCGGCCTGCCGGTCGCCCCGCCGGTGGCGGCGGAGGACGGATCGACCGTCGCGGTCCTCGGCGGCCGCTGCTACGCGCTGCACCCCTGGGTCGAGGGGCGGCACCGGGACGGCGGCGAGCTCACCACCGCCCAGTCGCGCGGTCTCGGCGCACTGCTCGGCACCGTCCACGTCAGCCTGGAGACGGTGATGCGGGAGGTCGCCGGGCCGGGGGACGCCGGTACGTGGGATTCCGCCGGCGCGGGCGGACGAGCGGCGGGCGCCGGGGGCGGCGGCCGGGCGGCGGGATCCGGCGCGCTGACGGGCGCGGGCGCGGGTGTGACGTCGTATGCCCGGGCGGGCGGCGGCGCGGGCGCGCGGAACGGGACGCTGACGGCCGCGCGGGCGGCGGCCGGCGCACGACGCGGTGAGGGCCCGGGGCTCCGGCTCGGCGCGGGCGTCCCGTACGGGCCGGGGGCGGCGCTGGTACCCGCCGCGGCTCCGGCGGGCAGCGGGCTCCTCGTCGCCCCCGGAAGGCGCCCCGCGGGCCTCAGGGGCGCGCCACCCGGGGCCGGGGTGCGACTGGCCCCCGAGAGCGCCCCTGAGGGCCCTCAGGGCGCCCCCAAGGGCACGGCGCACGCCCCCGACCCCCGGGGCACCCCCGACACGCTGGACGTGGCCGCCGACCCCGAGGACACGTACGCGCTGATCGAGGAGCTGCTGGTCCTGGTCCGCCGGGGCCCCCGCGACTCCTTCGACGAACTCGCCGAGCACCGCCTCCTCGAACGCCGGGCCCTGCTGGAGCGGCACGCCCACCGCCGCCCGCCCCCGGCGGCGACCCCGGCGCGCGGCTGGGTGCACGGCGACTTCCACCCGCTCAACCTGCTGTACCGGGACGCCGAACCCGCCGCGATCGTCGACTGGGACCGCCTCGGCGTCCGCCCCCGCGCGGAGGAGGCCGTCCGCGCCGCCGTGATCTTCTTCCTGCGCCCCGACGGCACCCTCGACTTCGCGAAGATACGCCCGTACGCCCGCGCCTACCGCCGCACCACCGGCGCCGGCCCGGAGGAGCTCGCGGCGGCCGTGCACCGCGTGTGGTGGGAGCGCCTCAACGACTTCTGGATGCTCCGCTGGCGCTACCAGCTCGGCGACCACCGCGCCGACCCCGGCTTCCCGGCGTCGGCGGCGCTGGCGGTGTGGTGGACGGGGGCGTACGAGGACGTGCGGGACGCGTTCACGGACTGA
- a CDS encoding pyridoxamine 5'-phosphate oxidase family protein, with the protein MPAPVPPAAPPATDEHRALDLLGRAPYGHLSVTLRALPFVITTRHIVSDGRVLVRLHGGYGYSRACDGSVIAYNADNFGGREEGDEDVWHVQFVGTARRFTPGPAELLRFGPAPRAADNAPFLPEYLCIEPQFITLHHLEGVPARQAAHSP; encoded by the coding sequence ATGCCCGCACCGGTACCGCCGGCCGCCCCGCCGGCCACAGACGAACACCGAGCGCTCGACCTGCTCGGCCGCGCCCCTTACGGGCACCTCTCGGTGACCCTGCGCGCCCTCCCGTTCGTCATCACCACCCGGCACATCGTGTCCGACGGGCGCGTGCTGGTACGGCTGCACGGCGGCTACGGCTACAGCCGGGCCTGCGACGGCAGCGTCATCGCCTACAACGCCGACAACTTCGGCGGGCGGGAGGAGGGCGACGAGGACGTCTGGCACGTCCAATTCGTCGGCACCGCACGGCGGTTCACCCCCGGGCCGGCGGAGCTGCTGCGCTTCGGGCCGGCCCCGCGGGCGGCGGACAACGCGCCCTTCCTTCCCGAATACCTGTGCATAGAACCGCAGTTCATCACCCTGCACCACCTCGAAGGCGTACCCGCGCGACAGGCCGCGCACTCGCCGTGA
- a CDS encoding response regulator — protein sequence MREQGKITVFLLDDHEVVRRGVHEMLSTEEDIEVVGEAGTAADALVRIPATRPDVAVLDVRLPDGSGVEVCREIRSLDPGIKCLMLTSFADDEALFDAIMAGASGYVLKAIRGNELLSAVRDVAAGKSLLDPVATARVLERLRDGKNPRGDDRLASLTEQERRILDLIGEGLTNRVIGERLHLAEKTIKNYVSSLLSKLGMERRSQAAAYVARLQAEKR from the coding sequence GTGCGCGAACAAGGAAAAATCACGGTATTTCTGCTCGACGACCACGAAGTCGTGCGGCGCGGCGTTCACGAGATGCTCTCCACGGAGGAGGACATCGAGGTCGTCGGAGAGGCCGGTACCGCCGCGGACGCACTGGTCCGCATTCCCGCCACCCGGCCCGACGTCGCCGTTCTGGACGTTCGCCTTCCGGATGGCAGCGGGGTCGAAGTCTGCCGTGAGATCCGTTCGCTCGACCCGGGAATCAAGTGCCTCATGCTGACGTCGTTCGCCGACGACGAGGCGCTTTTCGACGCGATCATGGCCGGGGCCTCGGGTTATGTACTGAAGGCGATTCGCGGCAATGAGCTGCTCTCCGCCGTCCGGGACGTGGCGGCCGGGAAGTCGCTGCTCGATCCGGTGGCGACCGCACGGGTGCTGGAACGGCTGCGCGACGGCAAGAACCCGCGCGGCGACGACCGGCTGGCCTCGCTGACGGAGCAGGAACGGCGGATCCTCGACCTGATCGGGGAGGGGCTGACCAACCGCGTGATCGGCGAGCGGCTGCACCTGGCGGAGAAGACCATCAAGAATTACGTCTCCAGCCTGCTCTCCAAGCTGGGCATGGAACGGCGTTCGCAGGCCGCGGCCTACGTCGCGCGTCTGCAGGCGGAGAAGCGCTGA
- the pdhA gene encoding pyruvate dehydrogenase (acetyl-transferring) E1 component subunit alpha, translated as MTVDSTAARKPRGGKRAGAKKPAAGAGEPELVQLLTPEGERVEHPDYAIDVTPEELRGLYRDMVLTRRFDAEATTLQRQGELGLWASLLGQEAAQIGSGRATRDDDYVFPTYREHGVAWCRGVDPTNLLGMFRGVNNGGWDPNENNFHLYTIVIGSQALHATGYAMGITKDGADSAVVAYFGDGATSQGDVAEAFTFAAVYNAPVVFFCQNNQWAISEPTEKQTRVPLYRRAQGYGFPGVRVDGNDVLACLAVTRAALERARTGQGPTFVEAFTYRMGAHTTSDDPTRYRRDEERELWEAKDPILRLRRHLEREGLADDEFFAALEAESDALAKRVRETVRAMPDPESTAIFENIYADGHALVDEEREQFIAYQASFADEESK; from the coding sequence GTGACCGTGGACAGCACCGCCGCGCGCAAGCCGCGGGGCGGCAAACGCGCCGGAGCGAAGAAGCCGGCCGCCGGGGCGGGCGAGCCGGAGCTCGTACAGCTGCTGACGCCCGAGGGCGAGCGGGTCGAGCACCCGGACTACGCCATCGACGTGACGCCCGAGGAACTGCGCGGCCTGTACCGCGACATGGTGCTGACCCGCCGCTTCGACGCCGAGGCGACCACCCTGCAGCGCCAGGGCGAACTGGGCCTGTGGGCCTCCCTGCTGGGCCAGGAGGCCGCCCAGATCGGCTCCGGCCGGGCCACCCGCGACGACGACTACGTCTTCCCGACCTACCGCGAACACGGTGTCGCCTGGTGCCGGGGCGTCGACCCGACCAACCTCCTGGGGATGTTCCGCGGCGTCAACAACGGCGGCTGGGACCCCAACGAGAACAACTTCCACCTTTACACGATCGTCATCGGCTCGCAGGCGCTGCACGCCACCGGCTACGCCATGGGCATCACCAAGGATGGCGCCGACTCCGCCGTCGTCGCCTACTTCGGCGACGGCGCGACCAGCCAGGGCGACGTCGCCGAGGCGTTCACCTTCGCCGCCGTCTACAACGCCCCCGTGGTCTTCTTCTGCCAGAACAACCAGTGGGCCATCTCCGAGCCCACCGAGAAGCAGACCCGCGTGCCCCTCTACCGCCGCGCCCAGGGCTACGGCTTCCCCGGCGTCCGCGTCGACGGCAACGACGTGCTGGCCTGCCTCGCCGTCACCCGGGCCGCGCTGGAGCGCGCCCGCACCGGCCAGGGCCCCACCTTCGTCGAGGCGTTCACCTACCGCATGGGCGCCCACACCACCTCCGACGACCCCACCCGCTACCGCCGCGACGAGGAGCGGGAGCTGTGGGAGGCCAAGGACCCGATCCTGCGCCTCCGCCGCCACCTGGAGCGCGAGGGCCTCGCCGACGACGAGTTCTTCGCCGCCCTGGAGGCCGAGAGCGACGCGCTGGCCAAGCGCGTCCGCGAGACCGTGCGCGCCATGCCCGACCCGGAGAGCACGGCCATCTTCGAGAACATCTACGCGGACGGCCACGCGCTGGTCGACGAGGAACGCGAACAATTCATCGCCTACCAGGCTTCGTTCGCCGACGAGGAGAGCAAGTAA